The sequence below is a genomic window from Actinokineospora baliensis.
CGCCGGATACGCCCGCTCCGTGTCGGGCCGTATCGGTGCCAGCGTCGACACCGGTGTCCGCGCGTTCGGCGGCGACTGGAACCAGATCCGCTACGGGTTCGCCGACGAGATGAGCATCCGGGTCAGCACCGAGGCCACGGTCATGATCGACGGCCAGCTCGTGTCGCTGTGGCAGCACAACCTGGTCGGCCTGCTCGTGGAAGCCACCTTCGGGTGGGTCCTGGGCAACGTCGATTCCTTCGCCGCCTACGAGGTCGCCGGAAGCTGAGGGGAGCCGACACCGTGCGCGTGGTCGCGCTCATCCACTTCTACCTCCCGGCACACCGGGCCGGGTCGGAAACCATGCTGCACGCCTTGCTCCGTGCCCTGGTCGACGCCGGGCACGACGCGCACGTCGTGGTCACCTCCCAACCCGAGGGCGACGACGAGTACACAGTGGACGGCGTCCGGGTGCACCGGGCGGGCGCGGGTGAGCGCACCGTGCCCCGCCTGGTCGCCTCCCTGGACCCGGACGTGCTGCTCACCCACCACCAGGAGACCCCGCACGCCTCCAAGCTCGGCCGCGACCTGGGGGTACCGGTCGTGCACGTGGTGCACAACAACATGCACCACACCACCCTGTGGCTGCACAAGCGGCCCGACCTGGTCGTGTTCAACACCTGGTGGATCCGCCGCTACTACGCGACCCGGCACCGGGGCCTGCGCTCGGTCGTCGTGCACCCCCCGGTGTGGGACGAGCAGCACGCAGCCACCCCCGGTGACCGGGTCACCCTGGTCAACCTCAACCGCGACAAGGGCGGCCTGCACTTCTACGAACTGGCCCGCCGGATGCCCGACGTGGACTTCCTCGGCGTCGTCGGCGGACACGGCGCACAGGTCATCGACTGGAGCGTGCCGAACCTGGAGATCCAGCCGCAGACCCCGGACATGCCCGGCGACGTGTGGTCCAGGACCCGGGTGCTGCTCATGCCCTCGATCTACGAGTCGTTCGGCATGGTCGCCGTCGAGGCCGCGCACTCCGGCATCCCCACCATCGCCCACCCCACCCCCGGCCTGCTCGAATCCCTGTCCTACGCCGGGACGTTCATCGACCGCGACGACACCGACACCTGGGTCCGCACCATCCGGTCCGTGCTCGAGTCCGACACCTGGGGGCCGCTCTCGGCGGTGGCCCGCCGCCGTGCCGTCGAGCTGGACCCCCGCGTCGAGCTGGCGGCGTTCGTCGCCGAGCTCGAATCCCTGCACACCGACCACCAGAGGCGTTGACCCATGGAGCTGATCAACACCGTGGGCACCCGCGTCCACGTCCGCGACGACGTCGCCGCCCGCCTCATCGCCGCCGGATACCGCGTGCCCGCCGACTCCGCACCCGCGACACCGGCCCGGCGAGCGACCACCCGCGCCAAGCGCACCCGGGACCGCGGGCAGTGACCTACGCCAACCCCGACGACGTCCGCGCCCGGCTCGGCCGCCCGCTCACCGATCCCGAACGAGAGCTGGCGGCCGTGCTGCTCGGCGACGCCGAGACCAAGATCCGTGCCCACCTGCCCGACCTGGACGCCCGAGTCACCACCGGCCGTATCCACCGCGACGTGGTCGTCATGATCGAGGCCGACGCCGTCGCCCGCGTCCTGCGCAACCCCGGCGGCTACACCAGCGAAACCGCCGGGGACTACTCCTACACCGTCGATGCCCGCGCCGCCGCCGGATACCTGACCATCCCCGACACCGACTGGCGCGACCTCGGCGTCAACCCCGACGGCGGCCCTTTCACCATCACCCCCGCGATCACCCTGCCCACCTGGCCCAGGCCCTGGGAGGCGGGCCGCTGGTGAGCCTGCTCGACCACGGCCCCGACCAGGTCGTCATCCACCCCTCGGTCTGGGCAGCCGACGACGACGGCAACCACGCCTGGCGACCCGGCCCGACCGGGATCACGGTCACCGCCCGCGTACAGCCGATCAGCTCGGCCGAACTGGTCGTCAACGGCCAAGCCATCGTCACCCTCGCCCGCGTCATCGCCCGCGACGCACCCGCCGGTCCCTGGGATCGGGTCGAGTGGGACGACCGCACGTGGGACGTGATCGGCGAACCCGAGCACCGCGGCGACAGCCCCGCCACCCGCCACACCACCATCGTCATCCGCGCCCGGGGGGTGAACCGTGGCTGAGGTCCACCGCCGAGCCGCCGACATCGTCGCCCACCTGCCCGAGGTCCGCGCCGCCGTCCGCGACGCCGCCGACCAGGTCGCTCAACGCGCCCGCGCCACCCTCGCCGCACACCGCGACACCGGCACCGCCGCCATCGAGACCACCCGAGGCCGCACCGACACCACCGTGTCCCTGGTAGACGACGCCGCACTGTCCATCGAGTACGGCCACCACGCCCCCGATGGGACACCGATCCGCGGGCTACGCGTCCTGCGCGACGCCGCCGACCTCTAGCAAGGGGGCGACGAGCATGGCCCGCCTGCTGCCCTACGTCGACGGCCTGGTCCTGTTCCTGCTGCGGGCCGCGCTACCGACGTCGGTCACAGTCGAATCGGAGCTGTCCGAGCCACTGCGTCGCGCGCCCTACGTGTTCATCGACGTCGTCGGCGGCGACGAGCTCCACGCGGCGCAACTCGGTGTCCCCGTGGTCGAGGTCGACTGTTACACGCGCGGCTCCAAACGGGCCGCCGCCGACCTGGCCGAGGCCGTTCGGGCCGCGCTCTACACCGCCTGGTTCGAGCAGACCGTGACCCCGTTCGGGCACCTGGCCTCGTTCCGGACCGTGTCCTACCCACGCGCGCTGCGCCTCACCGGCCAGCCTGCGGAGATCCATCGTTACACCGGGACCTACGCCCTGGGCGTCCGTCCCCCTCGCGCCTAACCAGCGGCGCGCTTTCCCCCAATTCGCAAGGCGACTTGCGGGGAAGGCGCACGTGGGTCGCCACGTCCCTGTGGAGACCTGTTCTTGGCGCTCAACGACTCCGCTGTCCTGATCCCCGGCACCGGTCGCGTCTACCTCGCGGCCCCCGGCCAGGCAGCCCCGCCCGATCCACGCAACCCGGTCGATCCCTGGTCGGTGGTCGGGCACACCTCCCGTGATGACGGACTCACGATCACCCGCGACAACGGCGACTCCGAGGTGAAAGGCACCTGGGAGAACCCGGCACTGCGCGAGCGACGCGACCCCGCCACCTGGGCCATCACCTTCCAACTGCACCAGCTCGATAACAACACCATGGAACTGTTCTTCGGCGCGGGCGACGTGGACACCCCCGGTGTGTTCGGCGTCCAGGGCTCGGCGCCCCCGGTGGAGCGCGCGCTGTTCGTGCGCATGATCGACGGCTCGGCCGAGGCCGGGCTGTACGTGCCCCGGGTGTCGGTCGGCTCCGATGACGACATCTCCGTCGACGTGGAGAACTTCCTGGCGTTCCCCGTGCGCGCCCAAGTCCTCCAGGTCACCGGCTCCAACGTCATGGAGTGGTACGCCGCCGGTCTCGGCAAGCCCGCCTGATCACCTCTTTCCCTGTCATGTAAGGAGATTCGTTCGTGTCCACTGTGATCGGGCTCGACCAGATCCGCGCCGAGACCCACCGCAGCATTCAGGACCTGACCGTGGGCCTGGCAGGCGGCAAGGCCGTGTGCCTGCGCAACGCGCTGCGCCTGTCGAAGAAGGACCGCGACGCCCTCAAGTCGCTGGGCGAGCGGATCGCCGCCGTCGCCGAGGCCGGGGACGACGAGGACGAGCTGGTCGCCGCGCTCGCCGACGTGGTGCTCCTGGTCGCCGAGTCCAAGCCGACCGGCCGCGCGCTGCTCTCGGAGATCGGCGGCGATCTGCTGACGCTGACCGGGTTGTTCCGCAAGTACCAGGAGGTGTGCCAGCTCCCGGAAGCCTCGGGCTCGACCAGCTAGCCGACAAGGTCGGCGGGGCCACCCTGTACGCCGACCTGCGGCGCTACTACGGGGTCGACCTCGCCGACTTGTGGCACGGCACCCTGACCGCGCGTCGGGTGCTGTGGCTGATCGAGCACCTTCCCGAGGACTCCGCCACCGTCGCCGCGCTCCGCGGTGGCCCCCAACACCGGGCGTGGACCACCGCCGCGCACCTGCTCGCGACTGTGGCCGACGCCGTGCAGCTCGGCACCTGGACCACCATCGCCGCCCACGCACGCCGCCGCCCCACCCCACCCAAACCGCTGCCCCGCCCGAGCTTGCCGCGCAGGCAGGCGGCGCGGGTGGTGACCGTGGCCGAGATCGCCGCCCGACAGCAGAACGGCACAGCATGATCAGGTAGTCGAGGGGGTGCGCCCCCTTTGGCGGACCCCGGTGGCCGGGAGATCGGTCGTCTCAAGGTCCGGGTCCTGCCCGGTACCGACGCGTTCGGCGCGCCGTTTCGGCGCTTCCTGGAGCGCATCGAGCGGACCAACGTGGTCCGCGTCGCGGCCGAGCTCGACGGCGGCGATCTCGTCGCCGACGCGCGGAAGATCGCGGCCACCGCCGAACGCGCGGCTGGCGTCACCGTCGCGGCCGAGCTGGACGAGGCGACCGTCCAGGCCCGGTGGCGTGCGCTGGTCGCACGGCTCGGCGGGGACACGGTCCACCTGTCGGTGGAGGTCGACAAGAAGGCGCTCGACCAGGTCCGCGCACTCGGCCAGGTCTTCACCCGGCTGGCCGGGACCACCCTGGCCATCGGCAACGCCGCCGCGACCGCACAGTCCCTCGTCGGGATCACCAGCGCGGCGGTCCAAGCCTCCGGCGCCCTGCTGCTGCTCCCCGCCGCCGGAGTCGCCGCCGGGATCGCGATCGGGACCCTAGTCCTGGGCTTCCAGGGGCTGGGCGACGCGCTGTCGAACCTGGACGACCCGGAGAAGTTCGCCCAGGCCCTGGCCACCCTCGCGCCGTCGGCGCGGGAGACCGCCCAGGCCGTCAAGGACCTGCAACCTGCCTTCGGGGCGCTGCGGCTGGATGTCCAGCAGCGGTTGTTCACCGGCATGGGCCAGGTCGTCGCCCAGCTCGGTGGCTCCTACCTGCCGGTCCTGCGGTCCGGGCTCGGCGGGGTCGCCTCCGAACTCAACACCGGCGCGCGGTCCTTCGCCGACTTCCTGACGTCCTCGCAGTCGCTGGCCGACACCGGGACCATCCTCGACAACGTCCGCGCCGCCCTGGCCGCGCTGTCCCCGGCCGGGACCTCGGTCGCCCAGGCGTTCCGCGACATCGCCGCAGTCGGTTCCGGGTTCCTGCCCGACCTGGCGAGCAAGATCAGCGACGCCGCGCGGCGCTTCGCCGAGTTCATCGCCAACGCGCGCGAAAGCGGCCAGCTCAAGACCTGGATCGGCGAAGGGCTCTCGGCGCTGTCACAGATGTGGCAGTTGCTCCGCAATCTGGGGTCGATCGTCAAGACCGTCTTCGGCGCGCTCGACGACTCCGGCGGCGGGTTCCTGGCGTTCCTGGTCGACGCCACCGGGCAGCTCTCCGCGTTCCTCAAGAGCGCCCAGGGCACCGAGGTGCTGAGCAAGTTCGCCGAGTTCGCCGCGACCGCGGGCGAGGCCGTCTCGGGCGTCCTGGGTGAGGCGCTGACCCAACTGGCCCCGGTGCTGATCAACCTCCTGCCCGCCCTGTCGACCTTCGCGGCCCAGCTCGGGGGCGCCTTGGTGTTCGGCCTCCAGCTCGCAGGCCCGCTGCTCGCCCAGCTCTCGTCGTTCCTGGCCCAGAACGCGGGCTGGCTGGGGCCGCTGGTCATCGGGCTGGGCACCCTCGCGGCCGTGGCCGGTCCACTAGTGAGCGCACTGTCCTTTGTGGTCACAACGGTGCGGGCCGTCACGCTCGCGTTCAACCTGATGAAGCTCGCGTTCCTGTCCAACCCGTTCACGGCGATCGCGTTGGCGATCACGACCTTCGTCGTCCTGTTGATCACCAACTGGGACACCGTGAAGTCCTGGACCACCAACACTTTCCAGGCGATCTGGGACTTCGTGTCGAACATCTGGCGCTCGGTGTCGGACTGGGTGTCGGCGCGGGTCCGTGACGTCCTGGCCGCCGTGGGCTGGCTGGGTCAGCTCCCGGGTCGTGTCGCGGGCTGGTTCCGTGGCGTGCGCGACGGCGCCGTGAACGCCGTCGGCGACCTGCTGTCGTGGCTGCGCGGCCTGCCGGGTCGGCTGCTCGATGCGTTGGGAAACCTGGGAAATCTGTTGCTCCAAACAGGACGCGACATGATCCAGGGGTTGCTGAACGGGCTGCGCCAAGCCGCGTCGGCGGTCGGCAACTTCCTCCTGAAGATCGTGAAGGACGCGGTCGGGGGCGTGCTGTCGTTCCTGGGCATCGCCAGCCCGTCCCGGCTCATGCACCAGATCGGCGGCAACACCGCGCTCGGGTTCGCCAACGGCATCGCCGACGCAACCCCGCTGGCCGTGCGTGCCGCCGACCGGCTCGCCTCGGCCGCGACATTCGACCCCGCAAGGGCCGATTTCGACTACGGCGCAACAGGTTCCGGCGCGGGGCTCACGGTGAACCAGACGATCAACACCCAGCCCGAACAGTCTCCGTGGTCGATCGCCACCGCGGCCAACCGCCAGCTCGGCTACGCGCTGCGCACCGGCGGCGGCCCCTAGGCCCTGTGAGCGCGGGCACCGGGGGAGGTGTGAGTCGATGCCGCCTTCGGGACTTCCACTACGCGTCCGCTGGACGGTCGACGGCCGCGAGTTCAACGGACCACCCGACCAGCTCGGCCGCGACTGGGTGATCGACAAGGTGACCGGCTGGTCCTCATCCCCGGGCGTGCGCGACTCGCAAGCCGCGCCGCGCACCGGGGCGCACGGGTCCTGGCCGGGCACCGTCTACCGCGAGGCACGGACCATCCGGCTCGACGGCTGGGTCTATGCGCCGACCTGGGAAGCGCGACGCGACGCCGAACACCGCCTGGCCGCGCTGTGCTCCGACCCCGAGGGCCGCTACGAGCTGCGGTGCACCGAGGAAACCGGCGACCTGGTCGCCGGAGTCGTCCAGGACGACGCGACCCTGGTCACCGTCCGCCCCGGCGGGCTCTGGCTTGACTTCTCCCTGCAGCTTGTCGCGGCCGACCCACGCAAGTACGCCGCCACCGAGCAGACCACCACGACCCGGCTCCCGGCCTCCTCGACCACGGGCCTGGACTTCGTCACCGGCGGCGGCCTTACCTTCACCGGCGGACTGGACTTCGGGCCACAGGCGTTCACCGGGCGCGCCAACGCCACCAACACCGGCACCGCGGACACGGCGCCCGTGTTCGCCCTGGCCGGGCCGCTCACCCCGCCCATCACCATCACCCGCCGAGGCGGGTCGACCCTGACCTACCTCGATCCCGTCACCGCCGAACAACGGCTGATCATCGACACCCGCGAACGCCTCGTCCTGCTCGACAACGTGCCCGCCCGCACCCGGGCCGTGGTGACCGACTGGGACGCGCTGACCATCCCACCCGC
It includes:
- a CDS encoding phage tail protein, whose amino-acid sequence is MADPGGREIGRLKVRVLPGTDAFGAPFRRFLERIERTNVVRVAAELDGGDLVADARKIAATAERAAGVTVAAELDEATVQARWRALVARLGGDTVHLSVEVDKKALDQVRALGQVFTRLAGTTLAIGNAAATAQSLVGITSAAVQASGALLLLPAAGVAAGIAIGTLVLGFQGLGDALSNLDDPEKFAQALATLAPSARETAQAVKDLQPAFGALRLDVQQRLFTGMGQVVAQLGGSYLPVLRSGLGGVASELNTGARSFADFLTSSQSLADTGTILDNVRAALAALSPAGTSVAQAFRDIAAVGSGFLPDLASKISDAARRFAEFIANARESGQLKTWIGEGLSALSQMWQLLRNLGSIVKTVFGALDDSGGGFLAFLVDATGQLSAFLKSAQGTEVLSKFAEFAATAGEAVSGVLGEALTQLAPVLINLLPALSTFAAQLGGALVFGLQLAGPLLAQLSSFLAQNAGWLGPLVIGLGTLAAVAGPLVSALSFVVTTVRAVTLAFNLMKLAFLSNPFTAIALAITTFVVLLITNWDTVKSWTTNTFQAIWDFVSNIWRSVSDWVSARVRDVLAAVGWLGQLPGRVAGWFRGVRDGAVNAVGDLLSWLRGLPGRLLDALGNLGNLLLQTGRDMIQGLLNGLRQAASAVGNFLLKIVKDAVGGVLSFLGIASPSRLMHQIGGNTALGFANGIADATPLAVRAADRLASAATFDPARADFDYGATGSGAGLTVNQTINTQPEQSPWSIATAANRQLGYALRTGGGP
- a CDS encoding phage tail domain-containing protein encodes the protein MPPSGLPLRVRWTVDGREFNGPPDQLGRDWVIDKVTGWSSSPGVRDSQAAPRTGAHGSWPGTVYREARTIRLDGWVYAPTWEARRDAEHRLAALCSDPEGRYELRCTEETGDLVAGVVQDDATLVTVRPGGLWLDFSLQLVAADPRKYAATEQTTTTRLPASSTTGLDFVTGGGLTFTGGLDFGPQAFTGRANATNTGTADTAPVFALAGPLTPPITITRRGGSTLTYLDPVTAEQRLIIDTRERLVLLDNVPARTRAVVTDWDALTIPPAATGLYVLSHTDNPNPTATLTITWRSAWW
- a CDS encoding phage tail tube protein, giving the protein MALNDSAVLIPGTGRVYLAAPGQAAPPDPRNPVDPWSVVGHTSRDDGLTITRDNGDSEVKGTWENPALRERRDPATWAITFQLHQLDNNTMELFFGAGDVDTPGVFGVQGSAPPVERALFVRMIDGSAEAGLYVPRVSVGSDDDISVDVENFLAFPVRAQVLQVTGSNVMEWYAAGLGKPA
- a CDS encoding DUF7302 family protein — translated: MELINTVGTRVHVRDDVAARLIAAGYRVPADSAPATPARRATTRAKRTRDRGQ
- a CDS encoding DUF5403 family protein, whose translation is MAEVHRRAADIVAHLPEVRAAVRDAADQVAQRARATLAAHRDTGTAAIETTRGRTDTTVSLVDDAALSIEYGHHAPDGTPIRGLRVLRDAADL
- a CDS encoding glycosyltransferase family 4 protein — translated: MRVVALIHFYLPAHRAGSETMLHALLRALVDAGHDAHVVVTSQPEGDDEYTVDGVRVHRAGAGERTVPRLVASLDPDVLLTHHQETPHASKLGRDLGVPVVHVVHNNMHHTTLWLHKRPDLVVFNTWWIRRYYATRHRGLRSVVVHPPVWDEQHAATPGDRVTLVNLNRDKGGLHFYELARRMPDVDFLGVVGGHGAQVIDWSVPNLEIQPQTPDMPGDVWSRTRVLLMPSIYESFGMVAVEAAHSGIPTIAHPTPGLLESLSYAGTFIDRDDTDTWVRTIRSVLESDTWGPLSAVARRRAVELDPRVELAAFVAELESLHTDHQRR
- a CDS encoding Gp19/Gp15/Gp42 family protein, whose amino-acid sequence is MTYANPDDVRARLGRPLTDPERELAAVLLGDAETKIRAHLPDLDARVTTGRIHRDVVVMIEADAVARVLRNPGGYTSETAGDYSYTVDARAAAGYLTIPDTDWRDLGVNPDGGPFTITPAITLPTWPRPWEAGRW
- a CDS encoding phage tail assembly protein, whose translation is MSTVIGLDQIRAETHRSIQDLTVGLAGGKAVCLRNALRLSKKDRDALKSLGERIAAVAEAGDDEDELVAALADVVLLVAESKPTGRALLSEIGGDLLTLTGLFRKYQEVCQLPEASGSTS